The window TCAGGCATTCAATACGGTCACGGTCCGTGCCCGGGTGGATGGGCAGATTGTGAAAGTGGCCTTTACGGAAGGTCAAGAGGTTCATGCTGGCGACGTTCTTGTGCAAATAGATCCAGACCCTTACCGTACCGTATTGGATCAGGCGGTCGCCAAGAAGGGGCAGGATGAAGCCCTGCTCGGAAACGCAAAGGCAGACCTGAAACGCTATGGTGATTTGCTGGCGAACGAGGGGGTTACGCAACAAGTCTTCGACACGCAGAAAGCACAGGTAAATCAGTTGGAGGCGGCGGTGAAAGCGGACCAAGCCACCATTGAGAGCGCAAAAGTCCAGCTTGCCTATACCACCATTGTCTCTCCCATTGATGGGCGCATCGGCATGCGCTTGGTGGATCAGGGCAACATGGTTCGCGCCAGCGACGCGACTGGTCTGGTGGTAATCACCCAGTTGAAACCAATCTCCGTCGTCTTCACATTGCCCGAACAAACGCTGGGGAAAATTCAAAAACAAGCATCCTTGGCCGCTGATCTCACGGTTTTCGCGATTGGGCGGGATAACGTCAATGTGCTGGGCGAAGGTAAACTCACCGTCATTGACAACCAGATAGATACCACCACCGGCACTATCAAGCTGAAAGCCACTTTCCCGAATACCGATTTGCGTCTCTGGCCGGGGCAGTTCGTCAACGCGCGGCTGTTAGTGAACGTTCGCAAAGGCAGTGCCGTGGTGCCGGCGTCCGTGGTGCAGCGCGGGCCGGAAGGCGCCTTTGCATTTGTGATCAAGGAAGATCAGACGGTGGAAATTCGGCCGATCAAAGTCGCCCAGATTGAACAGGGGGAAGCGTTGATCGAGGATGGCCTTCATTCCGGAGAACGCGTGGTGGTGGACGGTCAGTACAAGTTGCAGAAAGGGTCCAAGGTCAAAACGGCCGACGCATCCGGCTCTGGTCAGGGGGGTGAGCGTGGAGGTCGCCGGCCCAAGTCTGCGGGTGCGAGCGATGATGGCGGTACTCGTGGAACCAAGAAAGCCAAGCCGTGAACATCTCCGAGCCATTCATTCATCGCCCGATTGCCACCTCGCTCTTGATGGCAGGCATCCTCTTGATGGGGGCGCTGGGCTATACGCTACTGCCGATCTCATCGCTGCCGCCGGTGGATTTCCCGACCATTCAAGTCACCGCACAGTATCCTGGGGCGAGTCCCGAGGTGATGGCGTCGTCTGTCACCACACCGTTGGAGCGGCAATTCGGCCAGATCAGCGGGCTGGCGCTGATGACGTCGGTGAGTTCCTTTGGCAACGCCAGTATCACGCTGCAATTCGTGCTCGACCGTGATATTGATGCGGCGGCACAAGACGTTCAGGCGGCCATGAATGCCGCTAACGGGGTGCTGCCGAAAATGCCCAATCCGCCGACCTATAGCAAAGTGAATCCGGCAGATACGCCTATCCTTACGCTTCAAATCAGTTCGGACTCCCTCCCGCTGGAAAAGGTCAACGACTTGGCGGATACGCTGATTGCCCAGAAGCTCAGTGAAGTGACTGGGGTCGGGCTTGTCACCATCGAAGGCAACCAGAAGCCTGCGGTACGGGTTCGCATTAATCCCCTGGCTATAACCGCGCAAGGACTCAGTCTTGAAGACGTGCGGGCCGCGTTGGTGCAAAACAACGTCAATGCCCCCAAGGGTAGCTTCGATGGAAAACGTCAGTCGTACTCCATCAACGCCAACGATCAGATTTTTTCTGCCACAGAATTTCGCGATGTCATCATCGCCTATAAAAAAGGTTCTCCGGTGCGTCTGCGGGATATTGGCGATGTGATTGACAATGTCGAGAATGTGCGTCTGGCGGGCTGGGTGGACCGCAAACCGGCGGTGATCCTGGATATTCAGCGCCAGCCCGGGGCGAACATCATTGAAACTGCCAACCGGGTAAAGGCATTGTTGCCGAAGTTGCGCTTGTCCATTCCCCCGTCGGTGACGATCTCCATTCTCACTGACCGCACGGAAACGATTCGTGCCTCTGTGGCTGACGTGCAGTTTACGCTAGTATTGGCAGTTTTACTGGTGGTTATGGTGATCTTCGTGTTCCTGCGAAAATTCTGGGCGACCGTTATCCCCAGCGTGGCCCTGCCGCTGACCATTGTGGGCACGTTTGGCATCATGCATTTGGTTGGGTTCAGTCTGGATAACCTATCGCTCATGGCACTGACGATTTCCACGGGGTTTGTGGTGGATGACGCCATCGTGATGATTGAAAATATTGTACGCTATATTGAAGCGGGAGAGCGTCCGATGGCAGCGGCACTAAAGGGCGCGAAGCAGATCGGGTTCACCATTATTTCGTTGAGTTTTTCGCTGATCGCAGTGTTCATTCCGCTGATTTTCATGACCGGTATTGTGGGGCGGCTGTTCCGGGAATTTGCGATCACCTTAAGCGCGGCAGTAGTGGTTTCGGCCATCGTATCGCTGACGTTGACGCCAATGATGTGCGCGCGACTGCTGACGGTGGATGATAAGTCGAAGCACGGACGCTTGTATCTGGCCACCGACCGGATGTTCCAAGGACTGCTTGACGCGTATGATCGCAGCCTGCAATGGGTGCTAAGACATCAGGCACTCACGTTGACCGTGGCCATTGCCACGATGGTGGCCACCGTGTGGCTTTATGTCATCATTCCCAAGAGTCTGTTGCCACAGCAGGACACGGGGTTGATCATCGGCGTTACAGATTCAGCGCAGTCCATTTCGTTCAAATCCATGGTCGAACGACAACGCACCATTGCAGAAATCGTGCGTCAGGATCCGGACGTGCTAAGCGTGGCATCGTTTGTTGGCGCTGGCACCGTGAATGCGACCGTAAATTCGGGCCGATTATACATCAATCTCAAGCCGCGCGATCGCCGCAAAGCCAGTGCGGATGAGATCATTGGCCGGTTGCGCGCGGCAACGGAACCGGTGGAGGGCATTTCCTTGTTTATGCAGGCGGCGCAAGATGTGCAGATTGACAGCCGTGTCAGCCGCACTCAATTTCAATATACGCTGCAAGATGCAGATGTGGTCGAACTCTCTAATTGGGCACCGAAACTGTTGGCCGCGCTGCGGAACAAGCCTGAATTGGTGGATGTCGCCACGGATCAACAATCGGGGGGCCTTCAGGTCAAAGTGGAAGTGGACCGCGAGAAAGCGTCACGTTTTAACGTCCTTACGCAAGCTATTGATGACACCCTCTATGACGCCTTCGGGCAACGCCAGGTCTCGACCATCTTCACACAACTCAACCAATACCGGGTCATCCTTGAAGTGGACCCCCAATATCAACTTTCTCCGGAGTCTTTGAGTAAAATCTACGTCAAGTCTGCGACCGGGCAGATGGTGCCTTTGAGCGCCTTTGCGACCGTGAGCATTGCCACTGCGCCGCTAACCATCGTTCATCAGGGGCAGTTCCCGGCGGTGACGCTGTCCTTTAATCTCGATTCGGCCAGTTCACTCGGTGAGGCCGTGAAGGCCATTCAGGCTGCGGAAAAGGAAATCGGTCTGCCGGAGACGGTGGTGGCCACGTTTAGCGGTAGCGCCGCCGAGTTTCGCTCATCCCTGGAAAGTGAACCGTTCCTGATCCTTGCCGCCATTATCGTGATCTACATTGTATTGGGGGTGCTTTATGAGAGCTATGTGCATCCCATCACAATTCTATCGAGCCTGCCGTCGGCCGGCGTGGGTGCGCTCCTGGCACTGATGGTGACGGGCCAGAGTCTTTCGCTCGTTGCGCTCATTGGCATCATTCTACTGATTGGCATTGTGCAAAAAAATGCGATCATGATGATTGATTTTGCGCTGGATGCCGAGCGCACGGAAGGATTGCCGCCGGCGAAATCCATTTACCAAGCGTGTCTGCTGCGGTTCCGGCCAATCATGATGACCACCATGGCGGCGCTGCTCGGCGCGTTGCCCTTGGCGTTGCAGGAAGGCACTGGTTCCGAACTGCGCCGTCCGCTCGGCATTGCCATCGTGGGCGGCCTGTTGCTTTCGCAACTCATCACGCTCTACACCACGCCGGTCGTTTATCTCTATCTGGATCGGTTGGGGCGCTGGGCTCGGGGTGGACGCGCGGTTACGCGGGTGGAAGAAACCGAAGGAATGGCTACCGCGCCGGCTTTCACCGGGCCAAACCCGCCTGTCCAATTATGAATTCAAACTTGGGAATTTTGTTTGCGCTTTCTCCGAAATTCGTAATTCGGATCTCGGCTTTCTTTCGGCGTTCGTGGTTCGGAGTTCGGACTTCTTTTGGACGCTCATGAATATTTCCGCGCCATTTATTCGCCGCCCGGCTGGCACCTCGCTGCTGGCCATCGGTCTGTTTTTGCTTGGTATCGTGGCCTATCATTTCATGCCGGTGGCGGCCATTCCCCGCGTGGATTATCCGATGATCAGTGTTTCAGCCTCGTTACCGGGCGCGGATCCGGCCACCGTGGCGTCGTCGCTGGCGGCACCATTGGAGCGTCGCCTTGCCCAGATCGCCGGGGTTTCTGAAATCACTTCGGTCAGTACTTTGGGCGGTTGTTCCATCACCATTCAGTTCGATTTAAATCGCAAAGTGGATGGCGCGGCACGCGACGTACAGGCTGCCATTAACGCCGCAGCGGCGGATTTGCCGATTAACCTGCCCAGCCCGCCGACCTACCGGAAAGTCAACCCGGCCGATGCCCCCATCATGATTCTGGCGATGCGGTCGGAGACGCTGCCGCCCACCCAGGTGTTTGAGTACGCTGATACCATCATTGGCCAGCGATTGAGTCAGGTGGAAGGTGTCAGTCAGGCCAACATCAGCGGCGCGGACAAATCAGCCGTGCGCGTTCAGGTCAATCCCGGCGCGATCGCCTCGGCTGGGCTCAGCTTGGAGGATGTTCGCACCCTCCTCAGTCAGGTGAATGTGGATTTGCCCAAAGGCAGTTTTGATGGGGAATATCACTCCTATACACTGGTCAGTAATGATCAAATTCAAGATGCCAAGGACTATCATAATCTCATTCTTACGCAGCAGCGTGGTGTTCCCATCAAGTTGAACGCACTGGGCCAGGCTGTCGAGAGCGTCGAGAACTCCCGGGTTGCGGGTTGGGCGGGCACGAACCGGTCGGTGTTGGTGATCGTTTTCAAGCAGGCGGGGGCCAACGTGATTGAAACGGTGGACCGGATTCGCGCGATTCTGCCACAACTCGAAAAATGGATTCCTCCGTCCGTGAAAATTACCGAACTGAGCGACCGGACAACGACGATCCGCGCCTCCGTTCATGACGTGCAACTCTCGCTCCAGCTCAGCATCGCGCTGGTGGTGATGGTCATTTTCCTTTTCTTGCGGCGGTTCTGGCCGACGTTTATTGCCAGCATCACGGTACCATTGGCGCTGGCCGGTACGTTCGCCTTCATGTACCTGTGCCATTTCAGCATTGATAATCTCTCGCTCATGGCGGTCACCATTTCCGTTGGTTTTGTGGTGGATGACGCCATCGTGGTCATCGAGAATATTCATCGTTTTATTGAACTCGGCGATACGCCGAGGCAAGCGGCATTTAAAGGGGCTAAACAGATCGGGTTCACGGTCATCTCCATGAGTACTTCGCTCATCGCCGTGTTCATCCCGCTGCTGTTTATGGGGGGATTGATCGGGCGCTTATTTCACGAGTTCGCCGTGACGGTGAGCTTGGCTATTCTGGTATCCGGCGTCATTTCATTGACGCTCACACCAATGCTCTGCTCCCGCTTCCTGAAAGCGGAGGCTTCCTATAAGAAACCGGGCTTTTTCAACCGTGCCTGCGAAAGTAGTTTTAACTGGTTGCTTGGACATTACGAAACCGGATTGAAATGGGTGCTGCGTCATCCCGGGTTCATGATGATGATTGCCTTGGGCACATTGGTTGCCACCATCTGGCTTTACCAGGCGGTTCCCAAAGGATTCTTTCCGCAACAGGATACCGGCATCCTGATGGGGGCCTCTGACGCGGCTCAGGATATCTCCTTTCCCGCGATGGCGGAGCTTCAGCAAAAGGTGGCGCGAATCGTTCTGAACGATCCGGCGGTGGCCACAGTTGGATCTTTCCTAGGTTCGGGTGGCGGCGGCAGTTCCACGGTCAACAACGGCCGCATGTTCATTACTTTAAAACCGCTGGCCGAACGCAAAGTGAGCGCGGATCAGGTGATCGCCCGCCTGCGCCGAAAGCTGGGCGAGGTCATTGGCATGAACCTGTTTCTCCAGGCGTCACAGGATATCCGTGTCGGTGGGCGGATGGGCCGGGCGCAATTCCAATACGCGCTGCAATCCGGCAATCTGGATGAACTCAATCTCTGGTCCACGCGGCTGACGGAACAACTTCGCCGTTCACCGGAACTGCGGGATGTCAACAGCGATCAGCAGACGCGTGGCTTGCAAACCACGATTGTCATTGATCGCGCTGCCGCCTCGCGTCTCGGCGTTTCACCCATCGCGATAGACAATACGCTCTATGATGCGTTTGGCCAGCGCCAGGTCTCCACGATGTATCAGCAATACAACCAGCATCATGTCATTCTCGAAGTGGAGCCGGGGTATTTGCAGGACCCCTCCGCGCTCAGCAAAATTTATGTCCGTTCCACGAACGGAGTGCAGGTGCCGTTGATGACGGTGGCGAAGTTTAAAACGGAGAACACGTTTCTCTCGGTGAATCACCAAGGCCAGTTCCCGGCGGTTACGATTTCGTTCAACCTGGCTACGGGAGTCGCGCTTGGGCAGGCCACTGAAGTCATTGAAAAGGCGGTTCGGGACCTTCAGATGCCTTCCAGCGTGCAGGGCAGTTTTCAAGGCACGGCGCAAATGTTTCGCGCCTCCATGACCAACATGCCGCTGCTGATCGCCGCAGCGCTGATCGCGGTTTATGTGGTGCTCGGCATGCTCTACGAGAGCCTGATTCATCCGCTTACCATCATCTCCACGCTACCCTCTGCCGGTGTTGGCGCCTTGCTTGCCCTCATGATTGGCGGGTTTGACCTGTCCTTGATTTCCTTCATCGGCATCATACTCCTGATGGGCATCGTGAAGAAAAACGCCATCATGATGATTGACTTCGCGCTCGAAGCGGAGCGCCACGAAGGGCTCAGTCCGCGGGATGCCATCTATAAAGCGTGTGTGATCCGGTTCCGGCCAATCATGATGACCACGATGGCTGCGTTATTCGGCGCGATTCCGCTGGCGATTGGTATCGGCACAGGTTCCGAGTTGCGCCAACCGCTTGGCATAGCGGTGGTCGGCGGTTTGGTGCTCTCGCAGACCCTCACGCTTTACACGACGCCGGTGATTTACCTGGCATTCGAGAGCCTGGGACAGCGCTTTAAAGCGTGGCGTCGCGGGCGCAAACTTCAACTCGCACCCGCCTGATGAAATTTGAGGAAACTTGGCCTATGAAAATCAAACGAACACTATTTCTCAGCAGCGCCTGCGCTGTCGTCCTGTTGGCTGGCTGTGCCGTGGGGCCGAATTATCAGCGGCCATCGGCACTCGGCACGAACGCAATACCTGCGACTTTTACTGGAACCACCAATCATTTGGGTGAGTGGAAAACGGCGGAACCCTCCGCGCACCTGCCGCGGGGTGCATGGTGGGAAATTTTCGGTGACGCGGAATTGAACCGCCTTGAAACACTGGCGACCGCCGGCAATCAGGAGTTGGTTGCCGCGCTCGCGCATATTGAGCAGGCGCGCGCCCTGGTCAGCGTGACGCGTGCGGATATCTTTCCTCAACTTTCAGTTGTCCCCAGCGCCAATCGCCAGCGTACCAGCGAGAAAATGCTCACCGGCAAGAGTTCCATGTACAACACGTTTACGGCTCCGCTCGAAGCGAGTTGGGAACCCGACCTTTGGGGCCGCGTCCGCCATGGGGTGCAAGGCGCGCGCGCCCGCCTGACCGCCGCTGCGGATGATTTGGAGTCTGCCAACCTCGCGATTCAGGCGGAAGTCGCCCTCAATTACTTTACGCTGCGGTCGCTTGAAGAGACCCGCAGCTTGTACGAGGAAACCATTAAATCCTATCAGCGCTCCCTCGACCTGACGCAGAATCGGCATACGAACGGCATCGCCACCGATTTCGATGTGTCGCTGGCTGAAACCCAGCTTAAATCCACCGAGGCGCAATTACCGGCGGTGGATCTGCAAAGCGCCAACCTCCGGCACGCGCTGGCGACGCTCTGCGGGCAGCCAGCCATGAGCTTCATCATTAACGAGGCGAAGACCAATTTGGTCGCGGCTCCCGGCGTCCCGCTTTCGTTGCCCAGCGAGTTACTGGAACGCCGCCCGGACATCGCCGCCGCCGAACGCCGGATGGCTGCGGCCAACGCCGACGTTGGCGTGGCCGCCACGGCCTTCTATCCGCGGGTCATCTTCAGTGGGCTCGCTGGTTTTCAATCCATTGACGCGGGCATGGTTTTCACCTGGCCGAGTCGTGTTTGGTCGGTGGGGCCTTCATTGCAGCTACCGCTCTTCACCGGCGGACGCAATCGCGCCCAACTCGCCTCTGTGCGGGCTGGCTATGATGCCATCGTCGCCAATTATCGGCAGACCGTTTTGAATGCCTTCCAGGAAGTCGAGGATCAACTTGCCGCCCAACGCCTGCTGGCCAGGCAATTTGACGCTGAAAATGCCGCGCTCAAGTCTGCCCGCCGCACCCTCGAAATTTCTCTCTTGCGTTACAAGGGTGGCTTGCTCACCTACTTGGATGTCGCCACCGCCCAAAATGCCGCGTTGGCCCACGAACAGACCGTTGTGCAACTCAGTGCCCGTCGTCTGGTCGCCAGTGTGACGCTCATTAAGGCGCTGGGCGCTGGGTGGAGCGTGGATGACGGTGGTGGTGGAACACGGGGACAGCAGAATAAGACGTCAACAAAGATACCCTAAAAAGTTGGCCGGTGAGTCCCGCTTCGGCTTCAACCGGTGAAAGAATATATATTCCTGGGCATTATTCGTAGGTATCATAGTCCCCTATTCTATCCGTTTGGAGATATGATAAAAGCCCGCGTCGCTCCCAGCAAGGCGATGGAGACGGGTTTCGGCTGATTCGTCCAACAATTTAGCGATGGTACGCAACAGTGTCGGAATATCCATCGGTTTCTCCAGTAAAACGCCAGCGCCGGAACCGACGGCTGTGAATAATTGATTCGGGCGCGCAGTCGCAATAATGATGGGAAACAGCGATAACTTGAACCACGCCGCATTGACCCCAAACCGCTGGCTCGGTACATGCCCCCCGGCCAGCTCATTCTTCACCTCATCATGCGTGTGTTCCACCGTCCCCGCCTTCTCCCGATGCCAAGCTAACAATCGGCCCCCCTTGATCGCCTGATTGGTCACCACCGCATGAAAATGCCGGTCGGTGCCGTCGGCAAACAACAGCCCTTGCGCTTTGCGCAATCGCAGCCCCACATACCGCAGCGGCTGGCGGTCCTTATGCTCCACTTTTTCCCCCGGCACAAAGTCCACTTCCGCCCACTGTCGTAACGTGCCGTCCGCCTCGCTTCCGAAGGTTTGCCAATCGCCTTCCGCCACCTTCCGCAGCGCCGCCGCCAGGGGCTCGCTCAGCACCGCACTGACCGCAAAGCCAATCCGGCCGCCCGGTTCCGTTTGCCGATCCGCATGGTTCAACCACGCCAGCAACCCGTGCTCATGACAGGCCGAATCCCCACGGAAATACCGTTGGCTCACCGTTGCTGGCAACGCGGCAAACGCCAGTTGCGCGCACGTCAGGGGCTCCTGCTGCGCCGGCACATTGCTGTCCCGCAACTCGTCTGCCAACACCAAATCGGCTTCCGCCCACACCGCCACCATGGGCTGATAGCCTTGGCCGCCCTCGTAGTGGGCATAGGCCGCCGTCTTGTGACTTTCAATGATCGTCGCGTCCTGATCCACCGTGGCGATCCGTTGCGCCTGCCCTTGCTGCGCATAGCGTTTAGCCACGTTCCACACCAAGCCCCGTTGCACTTCCTGTAAGGCTTGGATTGGCGCACTGGACGGAAATATGAAACTCTTTTGCACCGCCCGCGCGGGCTGCATGGTTTCCAATTTCTCGTCGTGGAAGCGTTCGAGAAACTCCCGCACCGCCGTGGCCTTGGGCAGCGCGTAGCCCAGACCGTGCGCCAGGCAATCGTCCCCAACCAAAAGGCGCAGGTCATCGGGGCATTCCCCGCCCACTGCCTGAAGCAGGTGGATCGTTTCCACCAACTGGGCTTCAGCAAAGCCGCGCTGGCGTTGGCGCAACGGGAGATTGGCGGCGATGAGTTGCGGCAGCCTCAGGGACCGGAACGCGCGGGAGACACTCAACAGTCCGGCATGGGCGCTGGTCGCCTCGTGCAAGAGGGGCGTCCAGGACAAAGGGCGTCTTGTGTAACAGTGGCAAACGTGCGGCCATGGCTATACATATAGAATATCTATATATATAATTCAACTTAAAAATAAACAAATATAGGTCCCAGCGAACCCAAATTGAAAGATCAGTAAATTAGGCGTGGATTAGGGCAGGTATCGGGAATGTCCCCGCTTTTGTCACCTGACGGCTTGGCCGCAAGGCAAGGGCCAAGGCGTTCAACCTGCCCCTGCCATAAAAAATGCGAGGCCCAAGGCCTCGCGGTTGCGGGAATTAACCGCCTCGCGGCCAGTCCGGCGGGAGTGCAATGGCGAAAAAAACAAATTCTTATCAGTTTTTGAGTTCCGCCATCGCTTCAGCCAAGCCCTTCCCGATGCCACCGAGGATCTTTGCCGAGCCGAGATAGTGAAATTCAAGGTTGGAGATGCCTTTCTCCAGCACCTGTCGTTCCCGCTCCGTGAGGCCCGCCAGGCGGAGTTTCTCCAACGCCGCCTTTTCATCAGCGGGTTTCAATTTGCCTGCGGTCGCGAGTTTCTTCGCCCGCTGTTTAATTTCATTCTCCCTCGCTTTCGCGGCGGTTAACTCAAGGTCCCAATACTTCTCGGTTCGAACGGCCACGACATTGCCTTTGAACTCCGGCAACTGAGCTGGTGCCGCCATCGCATCGCGGAAGTTCTGGTGCGTCGCCTTGTAGCGCTGCTGGTCGGGACCATATTCCGCCGTCGGCCCGCCCACGCCGAGCACACCGATGACGAAAGGCAGCTTCGGCGCGTTCAAATCCTTGCGCACATCGCGGATGAAGTGAGCCATCGCCGTGCTGTAGGCGTCGTAGCCGCCGGGTTTGTCGCGATTCGGATAGGTACCGGAATCCACCAGGTCGTTCCAACCTTGGAACCACACAAAGCCGGCCAGCTCGTAACCCTGCGCGGCATCGTAGCCGGGCACCACGCGCTTGATGTCCGCGAGCACCTTCTTCACATGCTCGACCATTAAGCGGTAGTTCACGCCCGTTTCCTTTTCCTTCGCGGCTTTGATGGCTGCGAGGTCCTTGCCCTGTTTTTTGAAAGTGGCGAGCTGCGTTTCATTAAACACATACGGTCCGGCGCTCGGCGGGCGGAAGTCGGTATTCAGGCTTTTGCCGCCCCATGCGGTCTTGATGAGCAGAATGGGTGCGTCCGTGAACTTCTGCATGTAGAGACCAAAGGTGAACTCAGGCCCGATTTTCGGCCCGTTCTGGCTGGCACCAAAGCCGGCGGTCAACTTGCCCGTCTGCTCCGTGTCGGCGGAGCCAAGCGAGGAAATCCATACGCGCTCGCAGACCTTCGGCTTCCCATCCGCGCCCAGCATCTCGGCCAGCATCGGTTTGGTGGCCGGGTCCATGCCGATGTGCTCGAAGGTGCTGACTTTGGCATGGCCCTGCATATTGGACTGCCCGGCGAGGATGAAGACTTTCAGGGGCTTCGCTTGAAGCTGAGTCGCAAGAAGGAGTGAGGTGAGCGAGAGAAAAAAACGAGTGGGGGGGATGCGCATAGGTTTCATGGTTTAGTTCCGGCGTCGTGCTCCCATACCGATTTCAGGGTGTTCACCGTCAACGATGTGAGCCGCACGTCGTCGCCTTTGGCGAACACCGCCACCGTACGCTCCTCCTCCTTGGGAAGAATGGCCATCGGCATATAGACACGTCCGTCGTTAGCAAAGATCTCGAGCGAGACGCGGTCGAGCAAGAGTCGCAGCTTAATCGTGCCGTTG of the Verrucomicrobiota bacterium genome contains:
- a CDS encoding sialate O-acetylesterase; its protein translation is MKPMRIPPTRFFLSLTSLLLATQLQAKPLKVFILAGQSNMQGHAKVSTFEHIGMDPATKPMLAEMLGADGKPKVCERVWISSLGSADTEQTGKLTAGFGASQNGPKIGPEFTFGLYMQKFTDAPILLIKTAWGGKSLNTDFRPPSAGPYVFNETQLATFKKQGKDLAAIKAAKEKETGVNYRLMVEHVKKVLADIKRVVPGYDAAQGYELAGFVWFQGWNDLVDSGTYPNRDKPGGYDAYSTAMAHFIRDVRKDLNAPKLPFVIGVLGVGGPTAEYGPDQQRYKATHQNFRDAMAAPAQLPEFKGNVVAVRTEKYWDLELTAAKARENEIKQRAKKLATAGKLKPADEKAALEKLRLAGLTERERQVLEKGISNLEFHYLGSAKILGGIGKGLAEAMAELKN